From a single Sediminibacterium sp. KACHI17 genomic region:
- a CDS encoding DUF1287 domain-containing protein, with the protein MRAITILLLLIFFLIGSSAKTQIPFFKKLADSASTLSGYLVQYDLTYYKIPYPMGDIPSHKGVCTDVIIRAYRKLGIDLQQEVHEDMRRNFHLYPKYWGLKTTDRNIDHRRVPNLMYFFSRKGIVLPISRNAADYHAGDIVCWQLPRGLKHIGMVVHQKSKDQQRPLVIHNIGDGQVIEDALFNFPVIGHYRYAR; encoded by the coding sequence ATGAGGGCAATAACCATTCTTTTGTTGTTAATTTTTTTCTTGATTGGTTCATCTGCAAAAACGCAGATACCCTTTTTCAAAAAGTTGGCAGATTCTGCAAGTACTTTGTCCGGATACCTTGTTCAATATGATCTGACTTATTACAAAATCCCTTATCCTATGGGAGATATACCTTCCCATAAAGGTGTTTGCACAGATGTGATCATTCGGGCCTATCGTAAATTGGGTATCGATCTTCAGCAAGAGGTACATGAAGACATGCGTCGAAATTTTCATCTTTATCCAAAATACTGGGGATTGAAAACAACAGATCGTAACATCGATCACAGAAGAGTGCCCAATCTTATGTATTTCTTTTCACGTAAAGGAATTGTATTGCCGATTTCAAGAAATGCGGCTGATTACCATGCAGGAGATATTGTCTGCTGGCAATTGCCAAGAGGATTAAAACATATTGGGATGGTAGTACATCAGAAATCAAAAGATCAACAAAGACCATTGGTGATTCATAATATCGGAGATGGACAAGTGATTGAAGATGCATTATTCAATTTTCCGGTGATCGGACATTATCGATATGCACGATAG
- the rocD gene encoding ornithine--oxo-acid transaminase has protein sequence MLTQSVSANTAAYLQLEEQYGAHNYHPLPVVLEKGAGVFLWDVDGKRYYDFLSGYSAVNQGHCHPKIIASLIEQAQKLTLTSRAFHNNLLGEYAKFITAYFGYEKVLPMNTGVEGGETAIKLARRWAYTKKGVAENKAKIIFAEGNFWGRTLAAISSSNDPSSYKGFGPYMPGFELVPYNNIIALEQAFQDKNVAAFMVEPIQGEAGVVVPDEGYLTKVRELCTAYNVLFIADEIQTGLARTGKMLACDHENVKPDILILGKALSGGVLPVSAVLANDDVMMNIKPGEHGSTYGGNPLACAVATTALTVLKDERMAENAADMGALLRTELAALQSPFIETIRGKGLLNAIVIKHSNPEAAWDLCIELKENGLLAKPTHGDKIRFAPPLLITKDQIIECVDIIDRSLRKLG, from the coding sequence ATGCTTACACAATCAGTATCAGCGAATACAGCTGCGTATTTGCAGTTGGAAGAACAATATGGTGCACATAATTATCATCCTTTACCCGTAGTACTTGAAAAGGGCGCCGGAGTTTTTTTATGGGATGTTGATGGAAAGAGATATTATGATTTTCTAAGTGGCTACTCGGCCGTGAACCAGGGTCATTGTCATCCAAAGATCATTGCCAGTCTTATTGAACAGGCGCAAAAACTTACCCTCACTTCCCGTGCTTTTCATAACAATCTGTTAGGTGAATATGCAAAGTTCATCACAGCATATTTTGGATATGAGAAAGTACTTCCTATGAATACCGGTGTAGAAGGTGGAGAAACTGCTATCAAACTCGCACGCAGATGGGCCTATACAAAAAAAGGCGTCGCTGAAAATAAAGCGAAGATCATTTTTGCAGAAGGCAATTTCTGGGGAAGAACATTGGCTGCTATTTCGTCTTCAAACGACCCTAGTAGTTACAAAGGTTTTGGTCCGTATATGCCCGGATTTGAATTAGTACCTTACAATAACATCATTGCACTTGAACAGGCATTCCAAGATAAAAATGTGGCAGCCTTTATGGTAGAGCCCATTCAGGGGGAAGCTGGTGTGGTAGTACCAGATGAAGGTTACCTTACAAAAGTTAGAGAGCTTTGTACTGCCTATAATGTATTATTTATAGCAGATGAAATTCAAACCGGATTAGCCCGTACCGGTAAAATGCTTGCGTGTGATCATGAAAATGTAAAGCCTGATATTCTGATATTAGGAAAAGCACTTAGTGGTGGTGTATTACCTGTTTCTGCCGTGCTAGCGAATGATGATGTGATGATGAATATCAAACCAGGAGAACATGGATCGACCTATGGAGGAAATCCACTGGCTTGTGCAGTTGCCACTACTGCACTAACAGTACTCAAGGACGAGCGAATGGCCGAAAATGCAGCAGATATGGGTGCATTATTGAGAACAGAACTTGCAGCGCTTCAATCGCCATTTATTGAAACCATTCGTGGTAAAGGATTATTGAATGCGATTGTGATCAAACATAGCAATCCGGAAGCGGCCTGGGATCTTTGTATCGAGCTAAAAGAAAACGGACTCTTAGCCAAACCAACCCATGGCGATAAAATTCGTTTCGCCCCACCCCTGCTGATCACGAAAGATCAGATCATAGAATGTGTAGACATCATTGACAGATCATTGAGAAAACTAGGATGA
- a CDS encoding glycosyltransferase family 2 protein → MALPHVAIVILNYNGKKHLETFLPTVIASTYTNRSVVVADNASTDGSMDLVKNLFPSVECLYNLTNEGFAGGYNWALKHVKADYYVLLNSDVAVTPGWIEPIIALMETDVKIAACQPKLLSYHQPNLFEYAGASGGWIDSLGYPFSRGRIFDVCEPDQGQYNQPEPVFWASGAAMFVRASVYHEMGGLDGSFFAHQEEIDLCWRMQLAGYTIMSCPESVVYHVGGGTLPRGGRKVFLNFRNNLLMLNKNLPVGEKLWKLPVRFGLDAISAWKGLLTGDRSFFTAIMKAHMAVIKIWLTGKAEKNTHVKKPMKSLQGVYSGTIVWEYFINKRTRFQEIIRRKIL, encoded by the coding sequence TTGGCACTTCCTCACGTTGCGATCGTTATTTTGAATTACAATGGAAAAAAGCATTTAGAAACTTTTCTTCCGACGGTGATCGCATCTACCTATACCAATCGATCCGTGGTCGTCGCAGACAATGCTTCTACAGATGGATCGATGGATTTAGTCAAAAACTTATTTCCTTCAGTCGAATGCTTATATAATCTTACCAATGAAGGTTTTGCGGGAGGTTATAATTGGGCTTTGAAGCATGTAAAAGCCGATTACTATGTACTGCTTAATTCCGATGTGGCCGTCACGCCGGGTTGGATCGAACCCATCATTGCACTGATGGAAACAGATGTCAAGATCGCGGCTTGTCAGCCAAAATTGCTTTCTTACCATCAACCCAATCTCTTTGAGTATGCCGGTGCATCAGGTGGATGGATCGATAGTTTAGGGTATCCTTTTTCCAGAGGCAGGATATTTGACGTTTGCGAACCCGATCAGGGGCAATACAACCAGCCCGAACCTGTGTTTTGGGCTTCCGGAGCAGCTATGTTTGTTAGAGCTTCTGTATATCATGAAATGGGAGGGTTAGACGGTAGCTTTTTTGCCCATCAGGAAGAGATCGATCTGTGCTGGCGAATGCAGCTGGCAGGGTATACCATTATGAGCTGTCCCGAATCTGTCGTATACCATGTAGGTGGGGGAACTTTACCGAGAGGGGGAAGAAAAGTTTTTCTGAATTTCAGGAATAACCTGCTGATGCTGAATAAGAATCTTCCTGTTGGTGAGAAACTCTGGAAATTGCCGGTACGATTTGGATTGGATGCGATCTCGGCATGGAAGGGGCTCCTAACGGGCGATCGGTCTTTTTTTACCGCGATCATGAAAGCACATATGGCTGTGATAAAGATCTGGTTAACGGGGAAAGCAGAAAAAAATACACATGTCAAAAAACCGATGAAAAGCTTACAGGGTGTGTATTCCGGAACGATCGTTTGGGAGTATTTTATCAACAAACGCACCCGTTTTCAGGAAATTATTCGCAGAAAGATTTTATAA
- the tpiA gene encoding triose-phosphate isomerase: MMRKQIAAANWKMNLTITEGQQLLDQLLSHSYDLNENRQVVFAVPAPYLAMAQAAVSEKKHIHIAAQNCYNKKSGAYTGETSVVMLNSLGITHVVLGHSERREYFQESNQFLAEKVNIALEHQITPIFCCGEPLQIREAGTQNEFVAKQLEESLYHLSADELKKVVIAYEPIWAIGTGKTATSEQAQEMHAYIRQQLAAKYGDAVAQEITILYGGSVKASNAQELFSQPDVDGGLVGGASLIADEFKVIIDSLK; encoded by the coding sequence ATAATGAGAAAGCAAATAGCAGCCGCCAACTGGAAAATGAACCTTACGATCACTGAAGGACAACAATTACTGGATCAGTTATTGTCTCACAGTTATGATCTGAATGAGAACAGACAAGTCGTATTTGCAGTGCCGGCTCCTTACTTAGCGATGGCGCAAGCTGCTGTGTCCGAGAAAAAGCATATCCATATTGCAGCCCAAAATTGTTACAATAAAAAGAGTGGTGCTTATACCGGAGAAACATCTGTGGTGATGTTGAATTCATTGGGTATCACACATGTAGTATTAGGGCATTCTGAGCGTCGCGAATATTTTCAGGAAAGCAATCAGTTTTTGGCTGAGAAAGTGAATATCGCATTGGAACATCAGATTACTCCCATCTTTTGTTGTGGCGAACCATTGCAGATCCGTGAAGCAGGAACTCAGAATGAATTTGTGGCCAAGCAACTGGAAGAATCATTATACCATTTATCTGCTGATGAATTAAAAAAAGTAGTGATCGCATACGAGCCTATCTGGGCTATTGGTACAGGTAAGACAGCTACAAGTGAACAAGCGCAGGAAATGCATGCTTATATTCGTCAGCAACTGGCAGCTAAATATGGCGATGCTGTAGCGCAAGAAATTACTATCTTATACGGTGGTAGTGTAAAAGCATCCAATGCCCAAGAATTATTTAGTCAGCCGGATGTAGATGGCGGATTGGTTGGCGGTGCTTCTCTGATTGCCGATGAGTTTAAAGTGATTATTGATTCTCTTAAATAG
- a CDS encoding ion channel: MNKINKKAQINNETGLGTNTTLSGGGRFFNRDGNPNMDVRGMNLWERLNIYHSLLTMSWFNFLTVVVIYFVSTNLLFTAIYFLIGIDHLGGLMEVTGIELFGEVFFFSAQTFTTVGYGRINPIGFAASFTASMEALTGLMTFAIATGIMWGRFSKPKAYIRYSKNAIIAPFKEGIALMFRMVPYTRNYLVNVEVKLTLAIHVEEDGQRKNRFYNMPLDIAKANTMTANWTLVHVINEDSPIYGFTKEDLTNARAEILVFVQGFDESVSNTVVSRTSYTYEEFIFGAKFLPMYHPNEDGTKTVLHLDQLDAYEPVVLPVK; this comes from the coding sequence TTGAATAAGATCAACAAAAAAGCCCAGATCAACAATGAAACAGGGCTTGGTACCAATACTACCCTAAGTGGTGGTGGGCGATTTTTCAATCGTGACGGTAATCCCAATATGGATGTCAGGGGGATGAACCTTTGGGAGAGGCTGAATATCTACCACTCTTTACTGACCATGTCTTGGTTCAACTTTTTGACAGTAGTCGTGATCTATTTCGTAAGTACCAATTTATTATTTACCGCTATCTATTTTTTGATCGGGATCGATCATTTAGGTGGACTGATGGAAGTAACCGGAATCGAGTTGTTCGGAGAAGTATTCTTCTTCAGCGCTCAAACCTTTACGACCGTTGGTTATGGACGCATTAATCCGATCGGATTTGCTGCCAGTTTCACGGCTTCCATGGAAGCATTGACCGGGCTGATGACCTTTGCCATTGCTACCGGCATCATGTGGGGGCGATTTTCAAAGCCAAAAGCTTATATACGTTACAGTAAGAACGCCATCATCGCTCCTTTTAAAGAAGGTATTGCATTGATGTTTCGAATGGTGCCTTATACAAGAAACTATCTGGTGAATGTGGAGGTAAAACTAACGTTGGCGATCCATGTGGAAGAAGATGGTCAACGCAAAAACCGGTTTTATAATATGCCATTGGATATTGCCAAAGCCAATACGATGACAGCTAACTGGACATTGGTTCATGTGATCAATGAAGACAGTCCGATTTATGGTTTTACCAAAGAAGACCTTACCAATGCTAGAGCAGAAATATTGGTATTTGTTCAGGGATTTGATGAAAGCGTATCAAACACGGTTGTGTCGCGTACTTCTTATACTTATGAAGAGTTTATTTTCGGCGCGAAATTTTTACCGATGTATCATCCGAATGAAGATGGCACTAAAACTGTGTTGCATCTTGATCAGTTAGATGCTTATGAACCTGTTGTTTTACCGGTGAAATGA
- a CDS encoding serine hydrolase: MKKFFRGLLWTIVLIILSFSAYAFISGKTYLFTAVRYNFANIDDYEKFTNNTVAVSTPQPWKNAANYNQIPYPDSLNTLLEELSTVGLLMIRNNEVVFEKYWKGYNDSSRSGSFSMAKSITSLLIGVALKEGKIKSLEETVGTYLPEFKEGEKSAVRIIDLLTMSSGTDWNESYWNLFSVTSEAYYGTDVYATATGVKMKDKPGTLHSYKSGDTQLLGLILEKATGQSLSDYAAEKLWKPLGAEHPALWSTDQENGHIKAYCCFNSNTRDFARIGKLMLDSGKWNGTTVIDSTYWANSIKPCGITDLKGAACDYYGYQWWIDPVNPEIFYARGILGQYIIVIPSKQTIIVRLGEKTSKIRERTVPKEVRGLIDWGKG; encoded by the coding sequence ATGAAAAAATTCTTCCGCGGCTTACTCTGGACGATAGTATTGATCATCCTGAGTTTCAGTGCTTATGCGTTCATTTCCGGTAAGACCTATCTCTTTACCGCCGTTCGCTACAATTTTGCCAATATTGATGATTACGAGAAGTTTACCAATAATACGGTAGCCGTTTCTACGCCTCAGCCCTGGAAAAATGCCGCTAATTACAATCAGATCCCATACCCTGATTCACTGAATACTTTATTGGAAGAATTGAGTACTGTAGGATTGCTCATGATCCGAAACAATGAAGTGGTCTTTGAAAAGTATTGGAAAGGATATAATGATAGTTCCAGATCGGGATCATTCTCCATGGCAAAAAGTATCACTAGTCTATTGATCGGCGTAGCCCTGAAAGAAGGAAAGATCAAATCATTGGAAGAAACAGTGGGCACTTATCTTCCCGAATTCAAAGAAGGCGAAAAATCCGCAGTACGTATCATTGATCTGTTGACCATGAGCAGTGGAACGGATTGGAATGAATCATACTGGAATTTATTTTCGGTCACTTCTGAAGCTTATTACGGAACCGATGTATATGCAACAGCAACAGGTGTGAAAATGAAAGACAAACCAGGTACACTTCATTCCTATAAAAGTGGAGATACGCAATTGTTGGGATTGATATTGGAAAAAGCCACCGGTCAAAGTCTAAGTGATTATGCAGCTGAAAAATTATGGAAACCCCTGGGAGCGGAGCACCCGGCATTGTGGAGTACGGATCAAGAAAACGGACACATAAAAGCCTATTGCTGTTTTAATTCCAATACACGTGATTTTGCCCGTATTGGTAAGCTTATGTTGGATAGTGGAAAATGGAATGGAACGACAGTGATCGATAGTACTTATTGGGCCAATTCCATTAAACCCTGTGGCATCACAGACCTGAAAGGCGCAGCATGTGATTATTATGGATACCAATGGTGGATCGATCCGGTAAATCCTGAAATATTCTATGCCAGAGGTATTCTCGGACAATACATCATTGTGATCCCATCCAAACAAACCATCATCGTACGCCTAGGCGAAAAGACCTCTAAGATCCGCGAAAGAACGGTACCGAAAGAGGTGAGAGGGTTGATTGATTGGGGGAAGGGGTGA
- a CDS encoding putative sugar nucleotidyl transferase, which yields MSIILFDNIQRNRLWPLTQTKAVAALRMGILTMVERWELLTGMQVFVHTEDYLQNLYGYPDAGEHIWIDASVIPDRALVDVVKSLDRNDCWADENGLIIGKTALSFEEFDAAQSLQYFENIHDHATADRIRYPWEMIHWNDRMLRFDFDVLTHGKTSAAISSTNRCIHPEHIFIESGAVVEYAILNASTGPIYIGKHATIMEGTSIRGPFALGNHSVLKMNSRIYGATTLGPYCMGGGEIKNSIMSGYSNKAHDGYMGDAVIGEWCNWGAGTSNSNLKNTAGVVKVWSEADQTYLPAGYKCGVIMGDYSRTSINASINTGSVIGVSCNVFGEGLLPNIIPDFSWGCKGVKYRMDKALEDINNWKKLKNQSLGEIEKQILITLSSK from the coding sequence ATGTCGATTATTCTATTTGATAATATCCAAAGAAACCGTTTATGGCCATTGACGCAAACCAAGGCTGTGGCTGCTTTGCGTATGGGTATTCTGACCATGGTGGAGAGATGGGAACTATTGACGGGTATGCAGGTCTTTGTGCATACTGAAGATTATTTACAAAATCTGTATGGTTATCCGGATGCAGGTGAACATATCTGGATAGATGCATCAGTAATTCCCGATAGGGCATTGGTAGATGTAGTAAAAAGCTTAGATCGGAACGATTGTTGGGCAGATGAAAACGGATTGATCATTGGTAAAACAGCTCTTTCTTTTGAAGAGTTTGATGCAGCCCAATCATTACAATATTTTGAGAACATACATGATCATGCAACTGCAGATCGTATACGTTATCCATGGGAGATGATCCATTGGAATGATCGGATGTTACGTTTTGATTTTGATGTATTGACGCATGGTAAAACATCCGCTGCTATTTCATCAACCAATCGATGTATACATCCTGAACATATTTTTATAGAATCGGGTGCAGTAGTGGAATATGCTATCTTGAATGCATCAACAGGCCCGATCTATATTGGTAAACATGCCACCATCATGGAAGGAACTTCAATACGCGGACCTTTTGCTTTGGGTAATCATTCCGTATTGAAAATGAACAGTCGCATTTATGGTGCTACAACGCTTGGACCCTATTGTATGGGGGGAGGAGAGATCAAGAATAGTATCATGAGCGGCTATTCCAATAAAGCGCACGATGGTTATATGGGTGATGCGGTGATCGGTGAATGGTGTAATTGGGGTGCAGGTACCAGCAATAGTAACCTAAAAAATACAGCAGGTGTCGTTAAAGTTTGGAGTGAGGCTGATCAGACATATTTGCCGGCCGGTTACAAATGCGGAGTGATCATGGGTGATTATTCAAGAACATCCATCAACGCTTCCATCAATACAGGATCAGTAATTGGGGTATCCTGCAATGTATTTGGGGAAGGCCTACTGCCGAATATCATTCCTGATTTCAGTTGGGGGTGTAAGGGGGTGAAATATAGGATGGATAAGGCTTTGGAGGATATCAATAACTGGAAAAAACTCAAAAACCAATCTTTGGGTGAAATAGAAAAGCAGATACTCATCACGCTCTCATCAAAATAA
- a CDS encoding Ig-like domain-containing protein, with translation MQLQRQIIYQIATQVSKSLFILLLLLISNGASADSTLTIINAKKSLSFTASSFCQNADIEISGVSPKVEKLLWKYNGQSLKNSYTPSLIQTVAGTAVEGTNDDEFRYPSGIAVDAAGNIYIADQFNHRVQKWMPGAKQGITVAGGRGQGDAPDQLDYPMGVAVDKEGNLYVSDAANQRIQKFTPSNAYGITVAGGNGRGNKANQFNMPFGICLDADGNIYVADNYNHRIQKWAPGAAEGITVAGGKQAGSKADQLRYPSSVKADVAGNLYIADAANDRIQLWMKGAVEGITVAGGKRGSAADQLYFPTDIAINENGDLFIADETNQRIQRWNKGAKQGVTVAGGNGLGKGMNQFSYPYGLFIDRDENIYVADQYNHRVQLFRNPEAPISYQFSFKATRPGIYEVELFYRDGHSEKLNELNIHESPVVAPIETASNFCSGSEYQLKNSYSGGHWSVSDPTIATIDQQGTLKTLAAGKLTVAYQVKSNEGCEAIVHTDIQITPIPQLPKIEMAPLLVQQSSAAFAQSSQLCEGSSIDLRPMMGNGFWSVNDSSIATIRQHTLYGKNAGVVTVQYTLQENGCIATAQTQFEVAAAPAPIEIHGYKKVVTGQTIRLIPETVGGVWRSEQNNYLDIDAAGYIKGLQPGVAEVQYQKMQASGCVAKGTAAILVQPQVPIVKDASYDLRKYGNTINVEQQVTALPGAALQFYASAEANQLPIQPAVLNKIGTQTIWVAQVVNGVASQRVPFKVMILNTTSVITNDQQFNIKVIGNPATQFFTVQLNSKTSQLPITMKVVDVQGRLIEQKNQLQANSTIQFGQTYTAGQYFVEYTQGAQRMVVSLLKLGVPVRTNSHTAAVY, from the coding sequence ATGCAACTGCAGCGCCAAATCATCTATCAAATCGCAACTCAGGTCAGCAAAAGCCTGTTCATTTTGCTGTTGTTGCTGATTTCGAATGGCGCTTCTGCTGACTCTACACTGACCATTATCAACGCAAAAAAAAGTCTCAGTTTTACCGCTTCTTCTTTTTGTCAAAATGCAGATATTGAAATCAGTGGCGTTTCTCCTAAAGTAGAGAAACTATTATGGAAGTATAATGGTCAATCACTTAAAAACAGTTACACCCCTTCGTTGATACAAACTGTTGCAGGAACTGCCGTAGAAGGAACCAATGATGATGAATTTCGTTATCCAAGCGGCATTGCTGTAGATGCTGCCGGAAATATTTATATCGCTGATCAGTTCAATCATCGTGTTCAAAAATGGATGCCCGGTGCGAAACAGGGAATTACTGTTGCGGGTGGTCGTGGACAAGGGGATGCTCCTGATCAATTGGATTATCCAATGGGAGTAGCAGTTGATAAAGAAGGGAATCTATATGTCTCTGATGCTGCGAATCAGCGTATCCAGAAGTTTACACCTTCTAATGCCTATGGTATTACTGTTGCCGGGGGTAATGGCAGAGGTAATAAAGCCAATCAATTCAATATGCCTTTCGGTATTTGTTTAGATGCTGATGGTAATATCTATGTAGCCGATAATTATAATCATCGTATACAAAAATGGGCGCCCGGAGCTGCTGAGGGGATTACTGTTGCAGGTGGAAAGCAAGCAGGTAGCAAGGCTGATCAACTCAGGTATCCAAGCAGTGTGAAAGCAGATGTAGCAGGTAATCTGTATATCGCTGATGCAGCAAATGATCGTATTCAACTATGGATGAAAGGTGCAGTGGAAGGGATCACTGTAGCAGGAGGCAAGCGAGGATCAGCAGCTGATCAGTTATACTTTCCAACCGATATTGCCATCAATGAAAATGGTGACCTTTTTATAGCTGATGAAACCAATCAGCGCATCCAACGTTGGAATAAAGGTGCGAAACAAGGAGTAACAGTTGCAGGAGGTAATGGATTAGGAAAGGGGATGAATCAGTTCTCATATCCTTATGGATTATTTATTGACAGAGATGAAAATATCTATGTAGCAGATCAATACAATCATCGCGTTCAACTTTTTCGTAATCCTGAAGCACCGATCAGTTATCAGTTTTCCTTTAAAGCTACACGCCCCGGTATTTATGAAGTTGAATTGTTTTACAGAGACGGACATTCAGAAAAACTGAATGAACTGAATATCCATGAAAGTCCTGTTGTAGCCCCTATTGAAACTGCTTCAAATTTTTGTAGCGGTAGTGAATATCAATTAAAAAACAGCTATTCAGGAGGTCACTGGTCTGTAAGTGATCCGACAATTGCAACGATTGATCAACAAGGAACATTGAAAACATTGGCTGCCGGAAAACTTACGGTTGCGTATCAGGTAAAATCTAATGAAGGCTGTGAAGCAATAGTTCATACTGACATACAGATTACGCCAATACCTCAGTTGCCTAAAATTGAAATGGCCCCATTATTGGTACAACAGTCTTCTGCGGCGTTTGCACAAAGTTCACAACTTTGTGAAGGCAGTAGCATTGATCTCAGACCGATGATGGGAAATGGTTTTTGGTCGGTAAATGATAGCTCAATCGCGACCATTCGTCAACATACACTGTATGGAAAAAATGCCGGTGTCGTAACAGTTCAATATACGTTACAGGAAAATGGATGTATAGCAACTGCACAAACACAGTTCGAAGTAGCGGCAGCACCTGCGCCTATTGAGATTCATGGGTATAAAAAAGTGGTGACAGGACAAACGATCCGTTTAATTCCAGAGACAGTAGGTGGAGTATGGAGATCAGAACAGAATAATTATCTGGATATTGATGCAGCAGGATATATCAAAGGGTTGCAACCAGGCGTTGCGGAAGTACAGTATCAGAAGATGCAAGCTTCGGGTTGTGTAGCTAAAGGTACTGCGGCCATCTTGGTTCAACCGCAAGTACCTATTGTGAAAGATGCATCATATGATCTGAGAAAATATGGAAACACTATCAATGTTGAACAGCAAGTGACAGCCTTACCGGGTGCTGCTCTTCAATTTTATGCTTCTGCAGAAGCAAATCAATTGCCTATTCAGCCTGCAGTGCTCAATAAAATCGGTACTCAAACTATTTGGGTGGCGCAGGTTGTAAACGGGGTTGCCAGTCAACGTGTTCCTTTCAAAGTAATGATTCTTAACACTACTTCAGTAATTACCAATGATCAGCAGTTCAATATCAAAGTGATCGGAAATCCTGCTACACAATTTTTTACTGTTCAACTGAACAGCAAAACCTCACAATTACCTATTACCATGAAAGTGGTAGATGTGCAGGGCAGATTGATCGAGCAGAAAAATCAACTACAAGCGAATAGCACTATTCAATTCGGGCAAACCTATACCGCAGGACAATACTTCGTTGAATATACACAGGGTGCTCAAAGAATGGTGGTATCACTGCTGAAATTAGGTGTACCTGTCCGCACAAATTCTCATACCGCTGCAGTGTATTGA
- a CDS encoding acetyltransferase has protein sequence MIIVPAKPSDYKEVTDVWQASVKATHHFLPSDFTENLREQVETVYLPMVQLYCAKNEEDKILGFLGVADQKIEMLFLDPNIRGKGLGKQLTEFAIQTLKVNAVDVNEQNEQAVGFYLKMGFKQIGRSEKDGQGNDYPILHLSL, from the coding sequence ATGATAATTGTTCCTGCTAAACCGTCGGACTATAAAGAGGTCACAGATGTATGGCAAGCATCAGTAAAAGCAACCCATCATTTTTTGCCTTCTGATTTTACAGAAAACTTAAGAGAACAAGTAGAGACTGTTTACCTCCCCATGGTGCAACTGTATTGCGCCAAAAATGAGGAAGACAAAATTCTTGGATTTCTGGGTGTTGCTGATCAAAAGATAGAAATGTTATTCTTAGATCCCAATATTCGTGGCAAAGGTCTTGGAAAACAATTAACTGAATTTGCTATTCAAACACTAAAAGTCAATGCAGTGGATGTCAACGAACAAAATGAGCAGGCGGTTGGATTTTATCTGAAAATGGGTTTCAAGCAAATAGGTAGAAGTGAGAAAGATGGACAAGGAAATGATTATCCGATCCTTCATTTGTCCTTATGA